In Mucilaginibacter sp. KACC 22063, the genomic stretch TAAAATGGCATCTATTAATAGATGTATTGCTTTTCCTGGGGTTGTCTGCCGGTTTAATCATTGCACGCTGGAAAGATCTTCCGATATCTAAAAAAGACGAAGAAACATACTCACGCGAATTTTGGCTGTTTGTAGGTTCCATATTTTTGGCGCTTTCATGCTTCCATTTGGTATTGGTAACATCAATACCGGTTTGGAACTGGATATTTGGTACCAAGCTTGCACCACCAGCAGAGCCGGTGAAACATTATAATGTAATACAGGCATCATTTGCTGTAGTAATTACCTTGCTTACAGGTTTCACACAATTCCTGAAATATAAAAATACCGATGTAACCCGCTTTTTTATTACTACGCTTGTTTACCTGGCGTTCTCAGCTGCTTTAGGCGGACTGATTGTTTACACCACCGGTGTTTACAAACTACATTTTGTGTTCTCGCTGGTAATGATCGGGGCCATTTATTCGATCATGGCTAATGCCAAGGTTTTGGCTGATGCATTTAAAGGCAAATTTAAACTGGCAGGATCGGCTGTGGCGCACATCGGTTTTGGTTTGATACTGGTAGGTGCTTTGATAGCTGCTGGTACCAGCACAGTTGTATCTCAAAATAATAGCGGCATTGGTTTTGGCGACGAGTTTGCCAAAGCAAGTAATCCTAAAGAAAACATTATGCTGTATAAAAATCAGCCTATTAAAATGGGCGATTATACAGTAACCTATACCGGCGATTCTATTGTTGCGCCTAACCACTACTTTAAGGTTAACTACAAAAAGTATGATGCGGCTGGGAAAGTAACCGAAGACTTTACGCTGAAGCCAAACTCTCAGGCTAATCAAAAAATGGGTTTGGTATCATCACCTGATACTAAACATTACCTTTTCCATGATTTGTATACACACGTTACCATGGCACCGATCAAAGATGATCTGAACCCTGATAACGATAACCACACGGAAGAAGAGGATAATAAAAACTATGACGCGCCGATATCGCACATGGTTTCAACAGGTGATACGGTGCGTTTCCGCGAAGGGTATATGGTATTGCGTGGCTTAACTAAAGAAACCAAAGTACAAAACATTCCGCTGAAAGGAAATGATGTTGCAGTGGGGGCAGTGCTTGATGTAGTATCGCACGGTAAAACTTACCGCACCGAACCTATCTACATGATTAAAGATGGTAATGTTTTTGATTTTGCCCGCAAGGTTGACGATGCAGGTTTAAAGGTACGTTTCTCTAAGATTTTGCCTCAGCAGGATAAAGTGGAGCTGATGGTGTTTCAACAACCAGAAAGCAAAAAGCCTTACATCGTAATGCGTGCCATTAACTTCCCGTTCATCAACTTCTTCTGGTCTGGTACTATTATTATGGTTATCGGCTTCCTGATGGCAATTTTCCGTAGGAATAACGAATTATCCAGGGCAGACAAATCACCGAAAGCCCAACGCGAAAAGCAACTTGAAAAAGCATAACAAATTAACTGCCTCACATAATGAGGCAGTTTTTGTTTACAGCCATCTCTCTCTCTTGTGATTTAATTAATTTTGCAGCATGCGCATCACATTTATAGGATCGGGCAACGTGGCTACGCATATGGCAGCTGCGTTAAAAAATGCCGGTCACAGTATTTTGCAGGTTTACAGCCCTAATATGCACAACGCTGCTATGCTGGCTTACCATGTTGGAGCAGAGGCGATAAGTGATATGAAGGATATGAATGCTGAGGCAGACCTGTATATCGTCTCTGTAAAGGACGATGCCATCGAAACAGTTGTGCAGCACCTGTCAGCCTTTAACAAGTTAATTGTACATACTTCTGGAGCTACATCTTTAAATACTTTGAGTGTACATACGCAAAATGCAGGCGTTTTTTATCCGCTGCAAACCTTTAGCAAGCAAAAGAAAGTCAGTTTTTGGTCAGTGCCTTTATGTATAGAAGGTGCTTCAGAGGAAATCACACAACAGCTTTTCGAGCTGGCACATACCATCAGTAATAATGTTTACAGGGTAAGTAGTGACCAGCGTAAGATATTGCACCTGGCGGCAGTATTTGCCTGTAACTTTCCTAATTATCTGTATCATGTGTCGCAGCAGTTGCTGGCACAGCATCAGCTTGATTTCGACTTGTTGAAGCCATTGATTAACGAAACGGCAGATAAAATACAAAGTGCCTTGCCGGTTGATGTACAAACCGGGCCAGCTATCAGGAATGATGAGCAAACCATGCAGGCGCATATCAACTTGTTGGACAACAATCCTTTTTTACAAAATCTTTACCTTTTAATGAGTGAAGGCATCATGAAAATGGAGAAAAACTGAACCTAAGGCACCGTAATTTTGTTACTTTTGCCACGATGGATGTTTACAACATTAAAATAAATTTTGAGGAAAAGGGCCACGAGCCAGTTGTGTTGCCTATAGCCGAAGGTGAATCTGTATTGGATGTTTGCCTCGAAAACGGAATTGAGTTACAGCACAATTGCGGTGGTGTGTGCGGTTGCAGTACCTGCCACATTTATGTAAATAAGGGTATGGATAGCCTGCAGGAGATTTCTGATAAGGAAGAAGACTTTATCGACCGTGCAGTTAATCCGCGTATCAACTCACGCCTGGGTTGTCAGTGTGTTGTTATTGATGGCGACATTGAAGTTACCATACCAGATCAGTCACAGTTTTTAGGACACTAATTAACGTATATTACATACGTAAAACGTAAGATATATTATGCACGATAAATTTGCCCTCCCCATTCATTGGAATGATTACGAAGACATAGCCATGGGCTTGTATGAAAAATTCGGCGATGATTTTGATGAATCAAAGATTTACCGTATCCGCTTTACCGATCTTTTAGAGTGGGTTTTAACACTTCCTAATTTTGCAGGCACACGCGAAGAAAGCAACGAAGGCCACCTGGAGCAGATACAAAGCGCATGGGTTTACGAATGGCGCGATAACCAATAATATTTGCCCGATAAAATGCTCGAGAAACTTAAAGATATAACCACCTTTATTTTTGATGTTGACGGTGTACTAACCGATGGTTCTGTTTACGTAATGGACAATGGTGAGCAGTTTCGTCAATTCAACATTAAGGATGGTTATGCCGTACAGCTTGCCGTAAAATGCGGTTATAATGTTTGTGCCATATCTGGCAGCCGCTCCAAAATAGCGCTTCACCGTTTAAACAGCCTTGGGGTTAAGGATGTGCATATAGGTGCACATACTAAAACGCTTAACTTCAAAGCCTATATCGAAGAGAAAAGTATCAACCCGCAAAACGTAATGTACATGGGCGATGATATACCTGACCTGGAAGTAATGAAACTTGTAGGTTTGGCCGTATGCCCATCAGATGCAGCCGAAGAAATTAAAGCTGTAAGCGCCTATATTTCGCCGTTTGCAGGTGGTAAAGGTTGCGTACGCGATGTAATTGAAAAAGTACTCAAAATCCAGAAAAAATGGATGGGAGAGCAGGCGTATAGCTGGTAGAGATACGTTTAGTTTGTAGATGATAGTTCATAGTTTATGCGAGGTATTTGTATAATACTTAATAAACTAATGACCAATGAACTATTGACCAATGAACCAATGACAAGTGATCAATAAATGAAAAGCATTCACAAACTTCCTAAGATCATTCTTGCTTCAAAATCGCCGCGTAGGCAGGAGTTGTTACGTTTGCTTGATGTTGATTTTGAGATTGTGCTGAAAGAAGTGGACGAGTCATATCCTGATGACTTAAGTCCTGAAGAAGTAGCTGTTTACATTGCCGAAAAAAAAGCCAAAGCTTACGATGATACCATAGGCAATGAAATAGTGCTTACCGCTGATACCATTGTTTGTATTGATGACAAGATATTAGGTAAACCAGAGTCTGCAGAACATGCTGTAGAAATGCTGCAAATGTTATCGGGCAGGGTACACCGCGTGGTAACAGGTGTTTGTATTTTATATAAATCTCAATACAATAAGTTTTTTGATGTGTCAGAGGTTTTCTTCAGAAAGCTAACCGATGAAGAGATTAAAACCTATGTTAAGCTATATAAACCTTTTGATAAAGCAGGTGCTTACGGTATACAGGAATGGATAGGCTTAACCGGTATTGAAAAGATCAGTGGCTCTTATACCAATGTGGTAGGTTTACCTACTGAAAAACTCTATCAGCAATTGGTAAGGCTGATTTCCTAATTACCTTCTACAACAAAAGGCGGTCAAAACCGCCTTCCATAATTATTTTACTCTGATCGAATTATTTTTCCTGTTAATATCAGGCAGTGCCGAATCCGGGTCGAGTATTACCTGCGAAACTTCACGCCTGCCCGGTACGTTAAATGTTGCAGATTTATTTTGTATCCAGGTTTCTACAGGTAGTTGTGTGCGCAGTTCGCCGCCATCTTTGTAAATCACTTTTACAGTAACTGGGAAGGCCATTGCTTCTTTATTGGCTATAGTAATCTGCAGCATTTTGTTTTTGTTCACCTCGGTGTAATGTGCATCTATTAAGGCTACATCAAACTGATAGTTGTTTTGATACCAGCCGCGCCAAAACCAGGCAAGGTCTTCGCCTGCGCCATTTTCCATTGAGCGGAAAAAATCTTCGGGCTGCGGGTGTTTATAAGCCCACTGGTGGATGTAGTTTTTAAACGCATAATCAAACCTGTCTTTACCTAATATTTGCTCACGCAAAAGAATTAAACCTAATGCAGGCTTAAAGTAAGTAATAGGGTGGCGGTATTTCTCCGGCGTAGCATCAGCCGTTGTTAATATAACCGGCGCATTGGGATCTGCAATTATCGGGATGATTTCATCGGCAGGGTTACCGCCGCCCGGAGCATATTCACTGTCGCGTTTAGGGGCATATTCACCGTGGTTAAATATATCAGAAGCATACACATCTATAAAAGTGTTAAACCCTTCATCCATCCAGCCATAACGGCGCTCGTCTGACCCGACGATCATCGGGAACCAGTTGTGCCCAATTTCATGAGCCGTAACCCAGAAAAGTTCTTTTCCTTTATCGTTAATACCATCGAAAACAATGCCTGGATATTCCATTCCTCCGGCAATGCCTGCCTCGTTAATGGCAACAGGGTAAGGATACACAAACCATTTTTGCGAAAAATATTCTATAGAACCTTTTAGATATTCGGTGGCGCGTCCCCATGCATCGTTACCTGCACTTTCAACAGGGTAAACAGACATGGCCAGCGACTTCTTCCCGCCGGGAAGATTAACCCTCGCCGCATCCCATATATAGGCAGAAGAAGCACCAAAGGCAACATCGCGTGTATTCTGCATTTTAAAATGCCAGGTAAGCGTACCTTTTTGTACCGGGCGAGAGCTTGCTTTTGTCACTTCCTCAGCGGTACGTATCATCACTGTTTTGTCGCTGTTACGCGCTGCCGTTAATCGGCTGATCTGGGTTGGTGTCAATACCTCGGTAGGGTTAACAAGTTCTCCGGAGCCAGCTACAATCACGTTCCACGGCACAGTAACCTGGTAATCCACATCACCATAGTCTAAATAAAATTCACCGCTGCCTAAAAATGGTAAAGTATCCCAGCCTTGTGAATCATCATATACGCACATGCGTGGGTACCATTGCGCTACTTCATATATTTTGCCGTTTTTAGTATCTGTATAGTCTGTACGGCCGCCAAAATCGCCGGGTATGGTGTATTTGTATGAAATTAAAAGGTTGATTTTGCCACCGGCAGCCAAAGCTTTATTCAGCCTGATCTGCATGCGGGTGTCGTTTACAATGTAGTCGGCTTTTTCGGTTTTACCGTTTTGGCTGATCTCAACAGATTGCAGATTGTAACCGCTTGTATGCTGCGTTGGCAAATTGCCGGTGTAAAAGTTTGACCGCGCACCAGAGCGGTATGTATTTTGGTCAAGCTGTAGCCATAGGTACGGCAAAGCGTCGGGACTGTTGTTAGTGTATGTAATGTTTTCAGTGGCCGTAATGGTTTTAGCAGTAGTATCTAAAGTAGCTTTTAAAACATAATCGGCACGGTTTTGCCAATATTTAGCACCAGGATTGCCATTGGCCGAATGATATTCGTTACCTCTTTGTTGGTAAAAAAGCGGAGCAAAAAGAGCAGCAGGGTTGTAGTTAGTGGTTATTGTATCTCTTGTGCGATTTTTACGGCTTTGAGCATTTACGTAATTTGTAAATAATAAAGCAGTGGCACAGCAAAGCAGCGTAAATTTGAATCTCATAAAGGTAGCAGAAAAAGAATGGCACAATATACGAAACCATTTCCCTATCTGAAAATCATGCCTTTTAAGATGTTTCTATATACAATCCATGTTATAACTCTGTATAGAGTTCGCCAACGTTGATCTGATTAATCCATTCGCTTACAATACCTTCAATCTGAATGATCCTTGCAGCAAGGGTTTTGATATGATTGTAATGTTCTTCCCCAATGTTTACACTTAACAGGTCAAGCCTTATTTGCCAGTCAAGTTCCTGTTTAACTTGCTGTTGCTCCTGCATCAGTTGCAGGATGGTGTTTTCATTTGGGTGCATGTTTATTTTTACTGGCTTTTACTCTTAAAGGTTGCAATTGATTTTCAAAATTCATGGTATGCAAGGGTTCAATTACATAAATAAAGTTTTGTAAATCACCGGGTTCAAGTCCGAATAATTTCTCAAGTATTACAACCTTCTCATGGGGTATATCCTGTAAATCGTCGATCTTTATATTTCTATAATTGTTAAGTGTCTTCTGACTGACACTTAGCAGTTGGGGTATTAAAAGCATAACTTTTTTGTACTCCGAAACGGAAAACTTGTTAAGCAGCTCGTTTATCCGGTACTTAAAAACTGTTTTGTGCATCGGCTTTGGTAAAAATTTTCTATGTTTAGGCAAACATTTGCCTCACTAAACTATAATAAAGTTAAGCAAAGGCAAAATAATTTTCAACTTTTTTATAGTTTTTATTGTACATGGCTGAAAACCAACACGATAAATTATTTAATATTATAGAATCTAACATCAGGCAGCATGCACGGTATCAGAAAATTACATTATCTGAGCTTGCATCAGCTATTGGCATGACTGAAGCAGGTTTTTATAAGATGTTATCGTCTGAAAGTATTAAGGTTAAAACTTTAAAAAAGTTGTCTGAAGTACTACATCAGCCTATCGAAAGTTTTTTTGAGGAATTCATTCTTCCAACAAAAGGTATACGCTCATACACCAAAAAACATTTATCAAACTATCACATAGCGGCAGAACCACAGGCGGCTTATGGCAATGACAGGGAGATATTACTAAAGCAAATAAAACTGCTTGAAAGCCAGATAGAAGATAAGAACAAGATCATTGAATTGCTGAGCAAAGGCTAAATAACGCCTGCTACACGCACCTTTGTAATCACTATCCTTCTTTGGATGCGTTCTGCAAGCTTAAATCTTTTGCACAAATATATAAACGTGATGATCAGCATATATTTTTTCTCAAGATACACATTAAAACGAAATTTAATTAACCTGGTTTAAACTTTTGTAAAAAAGTTGTTATAAACGCTTTTCCGGTTTGCCAACAGCTTTCTTTATAATATAAAGCCCACTTATCAATCATGAAAAAGCTGTTCATATCGGTTCTGCTCCTTTGTTCCTTTAAAACTTATGCTCAAAACAATACCATTCACCGTAGGGCTGTATTAGTGGATACGCACAATGATGCTTTATCTAACCAGTTGATAACCAAAGTTGATTTAGGCAAATTGCAGCAGGACGGTAACCTTGATTTGGTAAGGGCAAAAGAAGGCGGCCTGGACGTGCAGGTTTTCTCTGTTTGGTGTGGTTCGCAATATGGTAATGGGACTGCTTTTAGATTTGCTACCCGCGAAATAGATTCGCTATACGCTTTGATAAAGCGTTACCCGCGCAAGATAAGAATGATAAACAAACCTGTTGACCTTGCAATTGCACAGCGCAACGGGCAGTTGGGTGCCATGATTGGTGTTGAAGGCGGACATATGATAGAAGACCGGCTGGATTATATAGACAGCCTTGCCAGCCGCGGTATGTGTTATCTTACGCTTACCTGGAACAATAGTACCAGTTGGGCGACTTCTGCTAAGGATGAAACCTTTAAGGCCGACTCGCTGCCACATAAAGGCCTTACCGGTTTTGGCAGGCAGGTAGTTAAACGCCTGAATGAAGTGGGTGTAATGGTGGATGTGTCGCATGTGGGCGAGCAAACATTTTATGATGCTATTGCTGCTTCAACAAAGCCGGTAATTGCTTCGCACAGTTGTGTGTATGCACTTTGCCCGCACCAGCGTAATTTAAAAGATGATCAGCTTAAAGCGATTGCCAAAAATGGGGGAGTGGTATTTGTGAATTTTTACAGCGGATTCTTAGACAGCACTTACATACCGAAGCAGCAAGTGTTCTTAAAAGCACATCAGGCAGAATTAGATTCGCTGATAAAGGTTTACAACGATTTCGACCTGGCAGTTATCAGGCTTAATAAAATTCACAAGCAGGAATCAGATGCCTTAAGGCCACCGCTTAGCTTGCTGATAAAGCACATTGATTATATGGTGAAGCTCATCGGCGCCGATCACGTAGGTATCGGTTCTGATTTTGATGGCGCGGAATCATACCCTTTAGGTATGGATAGCGTAGCAGATTATCCGAAAATTACAGACGAGCTTGCCAAATTGAATTACAGCCCGTCTGACATAGACAAAATATTAGGGCATAATTTTATCCGGGTATGGCAGGCAAACAGGAAGGGTGTTAGTCATTAGTTTATTGGTTCATTAGTCATTAGTGCCATTAGTCATTGATATAATAGTCATTGGTCATTAGTCAATTGTGAAGTCATTTGTCATTAATTATATATCCTAATAACTAATAACCATTAATCTTTACCTATCATCCATGATCTATGAGCCACAAATCTTACCCAAAACAAACTACACTGCTTTGACCCAAAGCGGCTTGAATATTGTACGTTAAAAGCGTAAATTCGCATCATATTTCACATAACATGTCTCAAGAACTTGAACACGTACAATGCCTGATCATCGGATCGGGTCCTGCCGGATACACTGCTGCCATATATGCCGCCCGCGCTGATCTTAAGCCTGTATTATACACTGGTATGCTTGCCGGTGGACAGCTTACACAAACTACAGATGTAGAAAATTTTCCAGGCTACCCTAATGGAATTATGGGCCCCGAAATGATGGAAGATTTCCGCAAACAGGCTGAGCGTTTTGGTACTGATATCCGTTTTGGCTATGTAAGTTCTGTTGATTTCAGCAGCCTGCCGCATAAAGTGGTGGTTGACGAAACTGTTACCATTTTAGCTGATACCGTAATTATTTCTACAGGTGCATCTGCAAAATGGTTGGGCCTGGAGTCTGAGCAAAAATATAACGGCTTTGGTGTTTCTGCCTGTGCCGTATGCGATGGTTTCTTTTTCCGCGGACAGGACGTAGCCATTGTAGGCGCTGGTGATACTGCTGCCGAAGAAGCTACTTACCTTGCCAAACTTTGCCGTAAGGTTTATATGCTGGTTCGCCGCGATGAGTTCCGTGCTTCAAAAGCTATGGCAACCCGCGTAATGAATACCCCTAATATTGAAATAATTTATAACACCGAAACAAAAGAGATTGTAGGCGATGGCCAAAATGTAACCGGTGTAAGGGTACATAATAACAAAACTAACGAAGAATCTATACTTGATGTAACAGGTTTCTTTGTGGCTATCGGTCACCACCCAAATACAGATATTTTCAGAGGGGTAATTGATATGGACGAAACCGGTTATATCATTACAAAACCGGGCAGTACAGAGACTAACGTAGAAGGTGTTTTCTGCTGTGGTGATGCTCAGGACAATATCTATCGCCAGGCTATAACTGCTGCAGGTACAGGTTGTATGGCAGCGCTTGATGCCGAACGTTATTTGGCAGCTAAAGAAGCTGCTGCAATGGAAGCTTAATCAGCATTCAATTCATAATCAAAAGCCACCTATAAAGTGGCTTTTGTGTTTTATATCCTTTTCTGTATTTGCCAGCGATGGCCAAAGGGATCATCAAATTCGCCCTGGCGATAGCCGTAATCAAAATCCTGTACGGGAGAAACAAGCGTAGCGCCGTGTGCTATGGCTCTGTCTGTAAAGGCGTGTACATCATCAACAAATAAGCCTATTTCACAGCTCACGCCTTTCAATGTTTTCGGATCAAATTTGCCTCTGCCTTCCTGATGCAGATGAAAAAGTGTACCCTCAAGCGAAAGCTCTACCACATGCAGGCTGCCATCATCATTAGTGATTCGCATTACTTCGGTAGCGCCGAGCCCGTTTATGTAGAAGTCAATATTGATTGTACCATCCGGAATGGTAAGCACAGGCGCAAATACAGGTTTCATGATTGATGGTATTTGATTAATAGTGGCGTTATATCACAATAAATTTACATCCCTTAAATTTGAAAATCAACACCTATATTTCTCATTACGCGCAAAAATCTGTTAAATTCACGGTTTTTAAATTAATCACCCGGTTAATACTTAGATTAAATAATGAAGAGACCTTTATACATCGTTCTTTTAGTAATTACTATTTTAACAACTTTAACGTCTGTGTCTATGGCTCAGGAGGCAGATCCATATGCAAGCATTATACCTGCACCAGTTAAGCTTACTAAAAGTGCGGGTAGTTTTGTGCTTAGCCAGCAAACCAGAATTTTAGCCGATACGCTAAATAACAAAGCGGTGGTTTTCTTCACAGATTTGCTTAAAAATAAATGGAACCTGCAAAACCAGCTAAGCCTTAATACGGGTACAACTGGTGCAAACATCATTGTGCTTACTTCAACCGGTACCGAGGGCTTACCAGCAGAAGGTTACCGTTTAACCATTACCCCGCAACAGGTAATTGTAGCAGGTAAAGGGGCAGGCTTATTTTATGGTATACAAACGCTGATGCAACTGCTTCCACTTGAGAAGGCTGGCAGTGTAAACCTGCCTTGTTTAACAATTGAAGATTATCCGCGTTTTGGTTACCGTGGTATGCACCTCGATGTATCACGCCATTTTTTCTCTGTGGAAATGGTGAAGAAGTACATCGACCTGATGGCTGCTTACAAGCTGAATACTTTTCACTGGCACTTAACCGACGACCAGGGTTGGAGAATCGAGATTAAGAAGTATCCTAAACTTACGCAGGTGGGTAGTCAGCGTGCGCAAACGGTGATCGGTAATTTCCACGACCGTGTTCCGCAGCAATATGACAATACGCCGCACGGTGGCTTTTATACGCAGGATGAGGTACGCGATGTGGTTCGTTATGCAGCAGAAAGATATATTACCATCGTACCTGAAATTGAAATGCCGGGCCATGCTACAGCCGCATTAGCTGCGTACCCGGAATATAGTTGTGATCCTGATAAACAATACCAGGTAGCGCAAACCTGGGGCGTTTTTAAAGATATTTATTGCCCTACTGATAAAACGTTTGCGTTTTTAGAAGATGTGCTTACCGAAGTGATGGAGCTTTTTCCTTCAAAATTTATTCACATAGGTGGCGACGAAGTGCCTAAAGATGCATGGCAAAAATCTGCTTTTTGCCAAAGCCTCATTAAACGCCTGCATCTTAAAAATGAGCATGGCCTGCAAAGCTATTTTATACAGCGCATAGAAAAGTTTGTAAACTCAAAAGGCCGCAACATTATAGGATGGGATGAGATTTTAGAAGGCGGCTTAGCGCCGAATGCCACAGTGATGAGCTGGCGTGGAGAAGCTGGCGGCATAGAGGCCGCAAAGCAGCATCACAATGTAATTATGACACCGGGCAGCGGTGGCTTATATTTTGATCATGCGCAAGGTAAATCTGATAAAGAGCCTGTTGGTATCGGCAACTATGCGCCATTATCAAAAACTTACAGCTATAACCCAACACCTGCCGCATTAAGTGCAGACGAACAGAAATATATTAT encodes the following:
- the ccsA gene encoding cytochrome c biogenesis protein CcsA: METAFKGEHLLPGQLGQFFVILAFGSALLSTISYYFATTNKNQQDKSWFLMGRYSFYVNTLAVVSIAVCLFYIIFNHLFEYHYAWAHSSRTLPVYYVISCFWEGQEGSFWLFAFWQAVLGNILIWKAKSWEKPVMTIVGLSQTLLATMLLGVEIFGTRVGSSPFILLREAIQGPIFSRPDYMTFIKDGNGLNPLLQNYWMVIHPPTLFLGFASMVVPFAYAIAGLWQRRYKDWVQAAMPYSLFATMILGTGIIMGSFWAYESLNFGGFWAWDPVENASMIPWVTLIAAVHVLIVYKNTGHSYFTATFLVLISFVLVLYASFLSRSGILGETSVHSFTDAGLKWHLLIDVLLFLGLSAGLIIARWKDLPISKKDEETYSREFWLFVGSIFLALSCFHLVLVTSIPVWNWIFGTKLAPPAEPVKHYNVIQASFAVVITLLTGFTQFLKYKNTDVTRFFITTLVYLAFSAALGGLIVYTTGVYKLHFVFSLVMIGAIYSIMANAKVLADAFKGKFKLAGSAVAHIGFGLILVGALIAAGTSTVVSQNNSGIGFGDEFAKASNPKENIMLYKNQPIKMGDYTVTYTGDSIVAPNHYFKVNYKKYDAAGKVTEDFTLKPNSQANQKMGLVSSPDTKHYLFHDLYTHVTMAPIKDDLNPDNDNHTEEEDNKNYDAPISHMVSTGDTVRFREGYMVLRGLTKETKVQNIPLKGNDVAVGAVLDVVSHGKTYRTEPIYMIKDGNVFDFARKVDDAGLKVRFSKILPQQDKVELMVFQQPESKKPYIVMRAINFPFINFFWSGTIIMVIGFLMAIFRRNNELSRADKSPKAQREKQLEKA
- a CDS encoding M1 family metallopeptidase, whose protein sequence is MRFKFTLLCCATALLFTNYVNAQSRKNRTRDTITTNYNPAALFAPLFYQQRGNEYHSANGNPGAKYWQNRADYVLKATLDTTAKTITATENITYTNNSPDALPYLWLQLDQNTYRSGARSNFYTGNLPTQHTSGYNLQSVEISQNGKTEKADYIVNDTRMQIRLNKALAAGGKINLLISYKYTIPGDFGGRTDYTDTKNGKIYEVAQWYPRMCVYDDSQGWDTLPFLGSGEFYLDYGDVDYQVTVPWNVIVAGSGELVNPTEVLTPTQISRLTAARNSDKTVMIRTAEEVTKASSRPVQKGTLTWHFKMQNTRDVAFGASSAYIWDAARVNLPGGKKSLAMSVYPVESAGNDAWGRATEYLKGSIEYFSQKWFVYPYPVAINEAGIAGGMEYPGIVFDGINDKGKELFWVTAHEIGHNWFPMIVGSDERRYGWMDEGFNTFIDVYASDIFNHGEYAPKRDSEYAPGGGNPADEIIPIIADPNAPVILTTADATPEKYRHPITYFKPALGLILLREQILGKDRFDYAFKNYIHQWAYKHPQPEDFFRSMENGAGEDLAWFWRGWYQNNYQFDVALIDAHYTEVNKNKMLQITIANKEAMAFPVTVKVIYKDGGELRTQLPVETWIQNKSATFNVPGRREVSQVILDPDSALPDINRKNNSIRVK
- a CDS encoding 2Fe-2S iron-sulfur cluster-binding protein produces the protein MDVYNIKINFEEKGHEPVVLPIAEGESVLDVCLENGIELQHNCGGVCGCSTCHIYVNKGMDSLQEISDKEEDFIDRAVNPRINSRLGCQCVVIDGDIEVTIPDQSQFLGH
- a CDS encoding KdsC family phosphatase, translating into MLEKLKDITTFIFDVDGVLTDGSVYVMDNGEQFRQFNIKDGYAVQLAVKCGYNVCAISGSRSKIALHRLNSLGVKDVHIGAHTKTLNFKAYIEEKSINPQNVMYMGDDIPDLEVMKLVGLAVCPSDAAEEIKAVSAYISPFAGGKGCVRDVIEKVLKIQKKWMGEQAYSW
- the trxB gene encoding thioredoxin-disulfide reductase — translated: MSQELEHVQCLIIGSGPAGYTAAIYAARADLKPVLYTGMLAGGQLTQTTDVENFPGYPNGIMGPEMMEDFRKQAERFGTDIRFGYVSSVDFSSLPHKVVVDETVTILADTVIISTGASAKWLGLESEQKYNGFGVSACAVCDGFFFRGQDVAIVGAGDTAAEEATYLAKLCRKVYMLVRRDEFRASKAMATRVMNTPNIEIIYNTETKEIVGDGQNVTGVRVHNNKTNEESILDVTGFFVAIGHHPNTDIFRGVIDMDETGYIITKPGSTETNVEGVFCCGDAQDNIYRQAITAAGTGCMAALDAERYLAAKEAAAMEA
- a CDS encoding VOC family protein, which produces MKPVFAPVLTIPDGTINIDFYINGLGATEVMRITNDDGSLHVVELSLEGTLFHLHQEGRGKFDPKTLKGVSCEIGLFVDDVHAFTDRAIAHGATLVSPVQDFDYGYRQGEFDDPFGHRWQIQKRI
- a CDS encoding helix-turn-helix domain-containing protein, which translates into the protein MAENQHDKLFNIIESNIRQHARYQKITLSELASAIGMTEAGFYKMLSSESIKVKTLKKLSEVLHQPIESFFEEFILPTKGIRSYTKKHLSNYHIAAEPQAAYGNDREILLKQIKLLESQIEDKNKIIELLSKG
- the iscX gene encoding Fe-S cluster assembly protein IscX, which codes for MHDKFALPIHWNDYEDIAMGLYEKFGDDFDESKIYRIRFTDLLEWVLTLPNFAGTREESNEGHLEQIQSAWVYEWRDNQ
- a CDS encoding dipeptidase, which gives rise to MKKLFISVLLLCSFKTYAQNNTIHRRAVLVDTHNDALSNQLITKVDLGKLQQDGNLDLVRAKEGGLDVQVFSVWCGSQYGNGTAFRFATREIDSLYALIKRYPRKIRMINKPVDLAIAQRNGQLGAMIGVEGGHMIEDRLDYIDSLASRGMCYLTLTWNNSTSWATSAKDETFKADSLPHKGLTGFGRQVVKRLNEVGVMVDVSHVGEQTFYDAIAASTKPVIASHSCVYALCPHQRNLKDDQLKAIAKNGGVVFVNFYSGFLDSTYIPKQQVFLKAHQAELDSLIKVYNDFDLAVIRLNKIHKQESDALRPPLSLLIKHIDYMVKLIGADHVGIGSDFDGAESYPLGMDSVADYPKITDELAKLNYSPSDIDKILGHNFIRVWQANRKGVSH
- a CDS encoding Rossmann-like and DUF2520 domain-containing protein; this encodes MRITFIGSGNVATHMAAALKNAGHSILQVYSPNMHNAAMLAYHVGAEAISDMKDMNAEADLYIVSVKDDAIETVVQHLSAFNKLIVHTSGATSLNTLSVHTQNAGVFYPLQTFSKQKKVSFWSVPLCIEGASEEITQQLFELAHTISNNVYRVSSDQRKILHLAAVFACNFPNYLYHVSQQLLAQHQLDFDLLKPLINETADKIQSALPVDVQTGPAIRNDEQTMQAHINLLDNNPFLQNLYLLMSEGIMKMEKN
- a CDS encoding Maf family nucleotide pyrophosphatase; amino-acid sequence: MKSIHKLPKIILASKSPRRQELLRLLDVDFEIVLKEVDESYPDDLSPEEVAVYIAEKKAKAYDDTIGNEIVLTADTIVCIDDKILGKPESAEHAVEMLQMLSGRVHRVVTGVCILYKSQYNKFFDVSEVFFRKLTDEEIKTYVKLYKPFDKAGAYGIQEWIGLTGIEKISGSYTNVVGLPTEKLYQQLVRLIS